A genomic window from Cupriavidus metallidurans CH34 includes:
- the lnt gene encoding apolipoprotein N-acyltransferase: protein MSRLARWRNAATLAFAGSAHALTFAPDPLPQWSLPIVQILALAVLARASFAAERGRQAFLRGWAFGFVNFAVGLYWLFISIHDYGGLSAPLAGASVVALSAFLALFPALACAISKWLQSRTRRGAALSQVLVWSAVWAASEWLRGVLFSGFPWLNIGYAHVDSPLVGWAPLLGVHGVALLAACASGTVAFLSRPAAASMRSNVSLLATVLILIATGWTLTRLDWSTAEGEPLHLRLVQGNIDQSQKFDPTLLEDGIASHLRLAAQPPGPGEPHPDLIVLPETVVPVFQDQLDPMIWKTWLDVAANQRSTIAMGVPLHSMAADGSSRYTNSAIGFDSGTPLQQLVDASVPLRYDKHHLVPWGEYVPAGFEWFTRMLKMPLGDFDRGAPVQRPFSVNDQHLAFNICYEDVFGSELLPSLLPTPGAGPGASVLVNLSNLAWFGQTWALRQHLQIGRLRSIETARPMVTSTNTGITASIDPKGRVVAALPPHRPGVLSATVQGMSGLTPYVRYGDQPVLLLVGIVLAALVRRPTPR, encoded by the coding sequence GTGAGCAGGCTTGCGCGGTGGCGAAATGCCGCGACCTTGGCGTTTGCCGGTAGCGCACATGCGTTGACGTTCGCCCCGGATCCGTTGCCCCAGTGGTCGCTGCCCATCGTTCAAATCCTCGCGCTGGCGGTGCTGGCACGCGCCAGCTTTGCCGCCGAGCGCGGCCGGCAGGCATTCCTTCGCGGATGGGCGTTCGGCTTCGTCAATTTTGCGGTCGGCTTGTACTGGCTGTTCATCAGCATCCATGACTACGGTGGTTTGTCCGCGCCACTGGCCGGTGCGAGCGTCGTGGCGCTGTCTGCCTTTCTCGCGCTGTTTCCCGCTCTTGCCTGCGCGATCAGCAAGTGGCTGCAGTCTCGCACTCGGCGGGGAGCAGCGCTGTCACAAGTGCTGGTCTGGTCAGCTGTCTGGGCCGCCTCGGAATGGCTGCGCGGCGTGCTGTTCTCGGGCTTTCCGTGGCTGAACATTGGCTACGCCCATGTGGACAGCCCCTTGGTCGGCTGGGCGCCGTTGCTGGGCGTGCATGGCGTCGCGCTGCTCGCGGCGTGCGCCTCGGGGACCGTGGCGTTCCTGTCGCGTCCGGCCGCGGCTTCCATGCGCTCGAACGTGTCTTTGCTGGCGACGGTGCTGATCCTGATCGCCACGGGATGGACACTTACTCGCCTCGATTGGTCGACGGCCGAAGGCGAGCCGCTGCATCTGAGGCTAGTGCAGGGAAACATCGATCAATCGCAGAAGTTCGACCCGACCCTGCTTGAAGACGGCATCGCCAGTCACTTGCGGCTGGCCGCACAGCCACCGGGCCCCGGAGAGCCGCATCCGGACCTGATCGTCTTGCCAGAGACCGTCGTGCCCGTATTCCAAGACCAGCTCGACCCGATGATTTGGAAAACCTGGCTCGACGTAGCGGCGAACCAGCGCAGCACGATCGCGATGGGCGTCCCTTTGCACAGCATGGCGGCCGACGGCAGTTCGCGCTACACCAACAGCGCCATCGGCTTCGACTCCGGCACGCCGTTGCAGCAGCTTGTCGACGCCTCCGTGCCGCTACGCTACGACAAGCACCACCTCGTGCCCTGGGGCGAATATGTACCGGCTGGGTTCGAGTGGTTCACGCGGATGCTGAAAATGCCGCTGGGTGACTTCGATCGTGGAGCCCCGGTCCAGAGACCATTCTCGGTGAATGATCAGCATTTGGCGTTCAACATTTGCTACGAGGATGTTTTCGGTTCCGAGCTGCTCCCGTCGCTCCTGCCGACCCCAGGCGCAGGACCCGGCGCGAGCGTGCTCGTGAACTTGAGCAACCTCGCTTGGTTCGGCCAGACCTGGGCGCTTCGCCAGCATCTGCAGATCGGGCGGTTGCGCAGCATCGAGACCGCTCGGCCTATGGTGACCTCCACGAATACAGGCATCACGGCCTCGATCGATCCGAAAGGACGGGTCGTTGCCGCTCTGCCGCCACATCGGCCGGGCGTGTTGTCCGCGACCGTACAAGGCATGAGCGGCCTGACGCCGTATGTTCGCTATGGCGACCAGCCGGTCCTGTTGCTGGTAGGGATAGTATTGGCTGCTCTCGTACGGCGCCCGACCCCACGGTAG
- a CDS encoding sensor histidine kinase, producing the protein MLHFGIEAAYSPRDTAIEVGVFLDPNAQQCVISVSDRGPGLTAEQACQIGQRFWRGDQGRKSKDGAGLGISIVRAIAERFGGALNLEPREGGGLVAKFLVPTDPAPKKGQARPAGRGLDSKP; encoded by the coding sequence GTGTTGCACTTCGGAATTGAGGCCGCCTATTCGCCGCGAGATACGGCCATCGAGGTGGGCGTGTTCCTGGATCCGAATGCACAGCAGTGTGTGATTAGCGTGTCGGACCGTGGCCCCGGGCTGACTGCCGAGCAGGCATGCCAAATTGGCCAACGTTTCTGGCGCGGTGATCAGGGCCGAAAGAGCAAGGACGGGGCGGGCCTGGGCATTTCGATCGTTCGGGCCATTGCAGAGAGATTTGGTGGGGCCCTGAATCTCGAACCCCGGGAAGGCGGAGGCCTGGTTGCGAAATTTCTCGTGCCCACCGACCCCGCACCCAAAAAAGGTCAAGCTAGGCCTGCAGGGCGTGGCTTGGATTCAAAACCGTAG